One Nocardia farcinica genomic region harbors:
- a CDS encoding glutamine synthetase family protein — MSENATAATVLQPGVHTVRIESTNHDGSFHGKNIAPAKFTACADSGFAMADLLFGLDLGNAPTLGFAYPDWRGHLADLQFRPDLSTLVQWAPGVQSVIGDYWQPDGTPVGTCPRNLARRMVDRLATRGFTATIAVEIEATLFQESVYEARAKGYRDLTPLGGSAGTAYNLAKSKDWVDYMSAVARRLEEIGIEWEAWSDEDAAGQVELNLVPGDPISVCDNWARARQVMREVAFELGHTVTFMAKPTAGYGQASHVNLSLHRDGANAFYAPDGPSDTMRHAVAGLLATMRGATSVMLPQITSYRRLVDLSGPPTTVTWGIANKTTAVRAVCGHPKYSRLEYRVPGADANLYLAVATILAGVIAGIDGALEPAEPVSDMAWCAPDLERLPDTITKAADALESDLILREQLGDEFVDYWIGTRRWEWMQFHTTGGDPFAELSEWESARYFEFP; from the coding sequence ATGTCTGAAAATGCCACCGCCGCAACGGTTCTCCAGCCCGGCGTCCACACGGTGCGGATCGAGTCCACCAACCACGACGGCTCCTTCCACGGCAAGAACATCGCGCCCGCGAAGTTCACCGCGTGCGCGGATTCGGGCTTCGCCATGGCCGACCTGCTGTTCGGCCTCGACCTCGGCAACGCGCCGACCCTCGGATTCGCCTACCCCGACTGGCGCGGCCATCTCGCCGACCTGCAGTTCCGTCCGGACCTGTCGACGCTGGTGCAGTGGGCGCCGGGTGTGCAGTCGGTGATCGGCGACTACTGGCAGCCCGACGGCACCCCGGTCGGCACCTGCCCGCGGAATCTCGCGCGGCGGATGGTCGACCGGCTCGCGACACGTGGTTTCACCGCCACGATCGCCGTCGAGATCGAAGCCACCCTGTTCCAGGAGTCGGTGTACGAGGCGCGGGCGAAGGGGTATCGCGATCTCACCCCGCTCGGCGGCTCCGCAGGCACCGCCTACAACCTGGCGAAGTCCAAGGACTGGGTCGACTACATGTCGGCGGTCGCGCGGCGGCTCGAGGAGATCGGCATCGAGTGGGAGGCGTGGAGCGACGAGGACGCGGCCGGCCAGGTCGAGCTCAATCTCGTGCCCGGTGACCCGATCTCGGTGTGCGACAACTGGGCTCGCGCCCGGCAGGTGATGCGCGAGGTGGCCTTCGAACTCGGTCACACCGTCACCTTCATGGCCAAGCCGACCGCGGGCTACGGCCAGGCCTCGCACGTCAACCTGTCGCTGCACCGCGACGGCGCGAATGCCTTCTACGCCCCCGACGGGCCGTCGGACACCATGCGGCACGCGGTCGCCGGACTGCTCGCGACGATGCGCGGGGCGACCTCGGTGATGCTCCCACAGATCACCTCCTACCGTCGCCTGGTCGACCTGAGCGGCCCGCCGACCACGGTGACCTGGGGCATCGCCAACAAGACGACCGCGGTACGCGCGGTCTGCGGGCATCCGAAGTACTCCCGCCTCGAGTACCGCGTACCGGGCGCCGACGCCAACTTGTACCTCGCGGTCGCGACCATCCTGGCCGGTGTGATCGCCGGTATCGACGGCGCGCTCGAACCGGCCGAACCGGTCAGCGACATGGCCTGGTGCGCACCCGACCTGGAACGGCTGCCCGACACCATCACCAAGGCGGCCGACGCGCTCGAGTCCGACCTGATTTTGCGCGAGCAGCTCGGAGACGAGTTCGTCGACTATTGGATCGGCACGCGGCGCTGGGAATGGATGCAGTTCCACACCACCGGCGGCGATCCGTTCGCCGAGCTGTCGGAGTGGGAGTCCGCGCGCTACTTCGAGTTCCCGTGA
- a CDS encoding gamma-glutamyl-gamma-aminobutyrate hydrolase family protein, with protein sequence MGLISGSHPGYGQRLTDAFFADFAERITRAGGVPVMLPYDADPEALGDWLSGVVITGGQDVHPRCWGGDESVVGEIAAVDHPSVHDPDRDRFEIALTRMALARRIPLLGVCRGMQVLNVALGGTLIPDLPAGPIQHLAATGPLSDGDPEHAVSFEPGTMAQKVFGDRLVTNSWHHQAIDGCGAGLVVTGRTDDGVAEAVELPGAPVLGVQWHPEWMITDDGALRWLVDAAAAPR encoded by the coding sequence ATGGGGCTGATCAGCGGCAGTCACCCGGGCTACGGTCAGCGTCTCACCGACGCCTTCTTCGCCGATTTCGCGGAGCGCATCACGCGCGCGGGCGGGGTGCCGGTGATGCTGCCCTACGACGCCGATCCCGAAGCGCTCGGGGACTGGCTGTCCGGGGTGGTGATCACCGGCGGTCAGGATGTGCACCCGCGGTGCTGGGGTGGCGACGAATCGGTGGTCGGTGAGATCGCCGCGGTGGACCATCCGTCGGTGCATGATCCCGACCGCGACCGCTTCGAGATCGCGCTCACCAGGATGGCGCTGGCGCGCCGGATCCCGTTGCTCGGGGTGTGCCGTGGCATGCAGGTGCTCAACGTGGCCCTCGGTGGCACGCTGATTCCCGACCTGCCCGCCGGGCCGATCCAGCACCTCGCGGCGACCGGTCCACTCTCGGACGGCGACCCCGAGCACGCCGTCAGCTTCGAGCCGGGGACGATGGCGCAGAAGGTGTTCGGCGATCGGCTGGTCACCAATTCGTGGCACCACCAGGCGATCGACGGGTGCGGCGCGGGGCTGGTCGTCACCGGTCGCACCGACGACGGCGTCGCGGAGGCTGTCGAGCTGCCCGGCGCCCCGGTGCTCGGCGTGCAGTGGCATCCGGAGTGGATGATCACCGACGACGGCGCCCTGCGCTGGCTCGTCGACGCGGCCGCGGCACCACGCTGA
- a CDS encoding TetR/AcrR family transcriptional regulator — translation MARIPAAERRADLVAAAVRVIAAHGVDGATTRRIAEAANAPLATLHYCFATKEALFAAVFEYLAGEYRDVLIRNDVHGDVQTTARALLRGVMEWYRENPAFGATIIELISWGQREGTQAQVVYKAAFDTMRTILGAPRTAAGRRVAPETIDQLIYLVAALSDGFALNWLVFTDEAAAQGQMELTLGALDAWMAAHLGDGPAATPAAQAPARTPEPRMRSLVSWVGVD, via the coding sequence ATGGCTCGCATCCCCGCCGCTGAACGTCGCGCCGACCTGGTGGCCGCGGCCGTCCGCGTGATCGCCGCCCACGGGGTGGACGGAGCGACCACGCGCCGCATCGCCGAGGCAGCCAACGCTCCCCTTGCCACGCTGCACTATTGCTTCGCCACCAAGGAAGCCCTGTTCGCGGCGGTGTTCGAGTACCTCGCCGGCGAGTATCGCGACGTGCTGATCCGCAACGACGTCCACGGCGACGTGCAGACCACCGCACGGGCACTGCTGCGCGGCGTGATGGAGTGGTATCGCGAGAACCCGGCCTTCGGCGCGACGATCATCGAGCTGATCAGCTGGGGGCAACGGGAGGGCACGCAAGCCCAGGTGGTGTACAAAGCCGCCTTCGACACCATGCGCACGATCCTCGGCGCGCCGCGGACGGCGGCGGGCCGCCGGGTCGCGCCGGAAACCATCGACCAGTTGATCTACCTGGTGGCCGCGTTGTCCGACGGCTTCGCACTCAACTGGCTGGTGTTCACCGACGAGGCCGCGGCGCAGGGGCAGATGGAGCTCACCCTCGGCGCGCTCGACGCGTGGATGGCCGCCCATCTCGGCGACGGCCCCGCCGCGACGCCCGCTGCCCAGGCCCCCGCGCGCACTCCCGAACCGAGGATGCGCTCCCTGGTGTCCTGGGTGGGCGTGGACTGA
- a CDS encoding class I adenylate-forming enzyme family protein, whose protein sequence is MTQVEPVHPERALALERLAVDPPIGTLVELLADQAVRSPDREFLRFADGSWTFAEIDDWTSRLARRLIVEDGVRPGDRVAIMLPNIVQWPVAWLAVLKAGAVTVPVNSSYQRADLEFVLQDSGARVVFTDAAHTALVEQVRATNGELADVRIVDAASPAELAAHPAQRPAVEITPDTLANLQYTSGTTGFPKACMLTHDYWVRIGWFCANANSLGADDVVLTSQPFSYMDPQWNTALCLTIGAPLVVLPRFSASGFMADVRKHRATFIYVLGSMPTLLFKQPPTPQDRDNDLRIVLCSAIPVALHAELEQRWGAPWREIFGMTESGVDLFSHVENTEDVGSGRLGQPVPTKQVRVVDPQGRDVGDGESGELITSGTPMMLGYWNRPEETAQTLRDGWLHTGDVAVREAGSYRLIGRIKDMVRRGGENIASAEVERVLERDDSVVATAVVGVPDELFGEEVKAFVQLAPGVAASRETAQRILDGARNQLARFKLPRYVEFVADFPRTPSERVSKPALKARAAEHPGVTYDLQPPRD, encoded by the coding sequence ATGACCCAAGTCGAACCGGTCCACCCCGAACGCGCGCTCGCGCTCGAACGGCTGGCCGTTGACCCGCCGATCGGCACCCTCGTCGAGCTCCTTGCCGACCAGGCCGTCCGCTCGCCCGACCGCGAATTCCTCCGCTTCGCCGACGGGTCGTGGACCTTCGCCGAGATCGACGACTGGACCTCCCGCCTGGCTCGACGCCTGATCGTCGAGGACGGCGTGCGCCCCGGTGATCGAGTCGCGATCATGCTCCCCAACATCGTGCAGTGGCCGGTCGCCTGGCTGGCGGTCCTCAAGGCGGGCGCGGTGACGGTTCCGGTGAACTCGTCGTATCAGCGGGCCGATCTCGAATTCGTGCTCCAGGATTCCGGCGCCCGGGTGGTGTTCACCGACGCGGCGCACACCGCGCTGGTCGAACAGGTGCGGGCCACGAACGGCGAGCTGGCCGATGTGCGCATCGTCGATGCCGCGTCGCCGGCCGAACTCGCCGCCCACCCCGCGCAGCGGCCCGCGGTGGAGATCACCCCCGACACGCTCGCGAACCTCCAATACACCTCGGGCACGACCGGATTCCCCAAGGCGTGCATGCTCACCCATGACTACTGGGTCCGCATCGGCTGGTTCTGCGCGAACGCCAACAGCCTCGGCGCCGACGACGTCGTGCTTACCTCCCAGCCGTTCTCCTACATGGACCCGCAGTGGAACACCGCGCTGTGCCTGACGATCGGTGCGCCGCTGGTGGTGCTGCCCAGGTTCTCCGCCTCCGGTTTCATGGCCGATGTGCGCAAGCACCGGGCCACGTTCATCTATGTGCTCGGTTCCATGCCGACGCTGTTGTTCAAGCAACCGCCCACCCCGCAGGACCGCGACAACGACCTGCGCATCGTGCTCTGTTCGGCGATCCCCGTCGCCCTGCACGCCGAGCTCGAACAGCGGTGGGGCGCACCGTGGCGCGAGATCTTCGGGATGACCGAGAGCGGCGTCGACCTGTTCAGCCACGTCGAGAACACCGAGGACGTGGGCAGTGGCCGACTGGGGCAACCGGTGCCGACCAAGCAGGTCCGCGTCGTCGACCCGCAGGGCCGCGACGTCGGTGACGGCGAGTCCGGTGAGCTGATCACCTCGGGCACGCCGATGATGCTCGGCTACTGGAACCGCCCCGAGGAAACCGCGCAGACCCTGCGCGACGGCTGGCTGCACACCGGTGACGTCGCCGTCCGGGAGGCGGGCAGCTACCGGCTGATCGGCCGGATCAAGGACATGGTCCGCCGCGGCGGGGAGAACATCGCCAGCGCCGAGGTCGAGCGCGTGCTCGAACGCGACGACAGCGTGGTCGCCACCGCCGTGGTCGGCGTGCCGGACGAGTTGTTCGGCGAGGAGGTCAAGGCCTTCGTGCAACTGGCGCCCGGCGTGGCGGCGAGCCGTGAGACCGCCCAGCGGATCCTCGACGGCGCGCGGAATCAGTTGGCGCGTTTCAAACTCCCGCGTTACGTGGAATTCGTCGCCGACTTCCCGCGCACCCCGTCCGAGCGGGTGTCCAAACCCGCGCTGAAGGCGCGCGCCGCCGAGCACCCCGGCGTCACCTACGACCTGCAACCACCGCGCGACTGA
- a CDS encoding enoyl-CoA hydratase/isomerase family protein, which translates to MTDTHLDVRIDDDVAVLTLNRPAKLNALDVATRVLLAQTIRQFGTGDLVRGIVLTGTGRAFSAGEDLQAVPSTYAEVREAVATFHDITRAILETRIPVIAAVNGIAVGGASEITLSCDGRIGSPAAEYFQPENHRGIIISNASSFLMGRLVGSHAMRIVLGSHRVGAEEALRIGLLDEIVAPETLVDRAVEVIRQWNSDPRITALHLGLLRPLPAEIEAAFAREDDAARQAWESGAFSEGIAGFWTSKNAASPASAPSNRDRSRS; encoded by the coding sequence GTGACCGACACCCACCTTGATGTACGCATCGACGACGACGTCGCGGTGCTCACCCTGAACCGCCCGGCGAAGCTGAACGCGCTCGATGTGGCCACGCGGGTGCTGCTCGCGCAGACCATCCGGCAGTTCGGCACCGGTGACCTGGTGCGCGGGATCGTGCTCACGGGCACCGGCCGGGCCTTCTCGGCAGGTGAGGACCTGCAGGCGGTTCCGTCGACCTACGCGGAGGTCCGCGAGGCTGTCGCGACCTTCCACGACATCACCCGCGCGATCCTGGAGACGCGGATCCCGGTGATCGCGGCGGTGAACGGGATCGCCGTCGGCGGCGCCTCGGAGATCACGCTGTCGTGCGACGGACGCATCGGGAGCCCGGCCGCCGAGTACTTCCAGCCGGAGAACCACCGCGGCATCATCATCTCCAACGCCTCGAGCTTCCTGATGGGCAGGCTGGTCGGCAGCCACGCGATGCGCATCGTCCTCGGCTCGCACCGGGTCGGCGCCGAGGAGGCGCTGCGCATCGGGCTGCTCGACGAGATCGTCGCCCCGGAGACACTGGTCGATCGCGCCGTCGAGGTGATCCGGCAGTGGAACTCCGATCCCCGCATCACCGCACTGCACCTCGGCTTGCTGCGTCCGCTGCCCGCCGAGATCGAGGCCGCGTTCGCCCGCGAGGACGACGCCGCCCGCCAAGCCTGGGAGTCCGGCGCGTTCAGCGAGGGCATCGCGGGTTTCTGGACATCGAAGAACGCGGCGTCCCCGGCGTCCGCGCCGAGCAACCGAGATCGGAGCCGATCATGA
- a CDS encoding Zn-dependent alcohol dehydrogenase, producing MITTEAAVLTAVGEPLEFTEILVDDPEPDEIRLAVSNVGLCHSDLHYMTGTVAADLPVVVGHEVAGVVEAVGSAVTTLRPGDRVVGALTPSCGMCRNCQVGRSTQCQRVTEIRRRPRPAFQLPSGQVVHRLGDVGAFARHTLMRENSLVAVADEVSLHVGCLLSCCIITGVGAVFRAAEVRPGATVAVIGCGGVGSAIVQGARLAGASVIVAVDLDDARLAAAKTFGATHVVNGAADVAAEIRNLLGDGVDYSFEAVGSARTAATALEVLRPTGTACMVGIAPDGTDLTLPAWNFFFSEKRLIGSYMGSGQAQQDIAQFARLYQQGRLLLDEMVSDVIPFHDLDKGFEAMKSGAVTRIVADLTV from the coding sequence ATGATCACCACCGAAGCAGCTGTCCTCACCGCGGTCGGCGAACCGCTGGAGTTCACCGAGATCCTGGTCGACGACCCGGAACCCGACGAGATCCGCCTCGCGGTCTCGAATGTCGGTCTGTGCCACAGCGACCTGCACTACATGACCGGAACCGTCGCCGCCGACCTGCCCGTGGTCGTCGGCCACGAGGTGGCCGGCGTGGTCGAGGCGGTCGGCTCCGCGGTGACGACTCTGCGTCCCGGCGACCGAGTCGTCGGCGCCCTCACTCCCTCGTGCGGGATGTGCCGCAACTGCCAGGTCGGGCGTTCGACCCAGTGCCAGCGCGTCACCGAGATCCGGCGACGGCCGCGGCCCGCCTTCCAGCTGCCGAGTGGTCAGGTCGTGCACCGCCTCGGTGATGTCGGCGCGTTCGCACGCCACACCCTGATGCGGGAGAACTCCCTGGTCGCCGTGGCCGACGAGGTGAGTCTGCACGTGGGCTGCCTGCTCTCGTGCTGCATCATCACCGGTGTCGGAGCGGTGTTCCGGGCCGCCGAGGTGCGTCCCGGCGCCACCGTCGCCGTGATCGGTTGCGGCGGTGTCGGTTCGGCCATCGTCCAGGGCGCGCGCCTGGCCGGCGCTTCCGTCATCGTCGCCGTCGACCTCGACGACGCTCGCCTCGCCGCCGCCAAGACCTTCGGTGCCACTCACGTCGTGAACGGCGCCGCCGATGTCGCCGCCGAGATCAGGAACCTGCTCGGCGACGGCGTGGACTACTCGTTCGAAGCGGTCGGCAGCGCGCGGACCGCGGCGACCGCCCTCGAGGTGCTGCGCCCGACCGGCACCGCGTGCATGGTCGGCATCGCCCCCGACGGCACCGACCTGACGTTGCCCGCCTGGAACTTCTTCTTCAGCGAGAAGCGCCTCATCGGTTCCTACATGGGTTCGGGCCAGGCACAGCAGGACATCGCCCAGTTCGCCCGCCTGTACCAGCAGGGGCGGCTGCTGCTCGACGAGATGGTCAGCGACGTCATCCCGTTCCACGACCTCGACAAGGGCTTCGAGGCGATGAAGTCCGGCGCGGTCACCCGCATCGTCGCCGACCTCACCGTCTGA
- a CDS encoding aldehyde dehydrogenase family protein, with translation MTNPQLPQPINYIADEWSECATIPDAWNLDPNTGQPVHRAVTTTPEDVERALRHAERSYGFERWDDAASEERAEVIERAADNVASRIEDIARTDALTSGVPIAKARMVAQFLPHRIRSAAADLRTVPRRVALEAGGRDVRLYKVPWGPAAILTPWNGPSFIPAAKMVSALAAGCPVILKPSEHAPSSAQIIVECFVAAGLPAGALQLLHGAGDVGAAVTGDPRVKIVSFTGGPNAGRAIARAAAEDFKVLQLELGGNNPALVLDDADIDVAADGILDGMTKLNGQWCEGPGKVLAHKSLVEPLLEALLDRIAHLEIGNSLDESTELGPISNAPHFATLQSRIDGLRANGATIHQPAELPGLDGFFLSPTVATGVDPSLATAELFGPLITLHAVDSDEDALRVANANPSGLDAYVFGGDVDRAIEVGSRILSGEVRVNGAKVADLADGSAQSFWGTAGIGGHAPGESVRVFCGDRVVGVDSPDLPM, from the coding sequence ATGACGAATCCGCAACTGCCCCAACCGATCAACTACATCGCCGACGAGTGGTCCGAGTGTGCGACGATCCCCGACGCCTGGAACCTCGACCCCAACACCGGTCAGCCGGTGCACCGTGCGGTCACCACCACCCCGGAGGACGTGGAACGCGCACTGCGCCACGCCGAGCGGTCCTACGGTTTCGAACGCTGGGACGACGCGGCGAGCGAGGAACGCGCCGAGGTCATCGAACGCGCGGCCGACAACGTGGCGTCCCGGATCGAGGACATCGCTCGCACCGACGCACTGACCAGCGGAGTTCCGATCGCCAAGGCCCGGATGGTGGCGCAGTTCCTGCCGCACCGCATCCGTTCCGCGGCCGCGGATCTGCGGACTGTTCCGCGGCGCGTCGCGCTCGAGGCCGGCGGGCGGGACGTGCGGCTGTACAAGGTCCCGTGGGGCCCGGCCGCCATCCTCACCCCGTGGAACGGACCGAGTTTCATTCCCGCCGCGAAGATGGTGAGCGCGCTGGCCGCGGGCTGTCCGGTCATCCTCAAGCCGTCCGAACACGCGCCGAGCAGTGCCCAGATCATCGTCGAGTGCTTCGTCGCGGCCGGGCTACCCGCCGGCGCGCTGCAACTGCTGCACGGCGCGGGCGACGTGGGCGCGGCCGTCACCGGTGACCCGCGCGTGAAGATCGTCTCCTTCACCGGCGGCCCGAACGCCGGCCGGGCCATCGCGCGCGCGGCCGCGGAGGACTTCAAGGTGCTCCAGCTCGAGCTCGGCGGCAACAACCCGGCCCTCGTACTCGACGACGCCGACATCGACGTCGCGGCCGACGGCATCCTCGACGGGATGACCAAGCTCAACGGTCAGTGGTGCGAGGGCCCCGGGAAGGTGCTCGCGCACAAGAGCCTGGTCGAACCGCTGCTCGAGGCGCTGCTCGACCGGATCGCCCACCTCGAGATCGGCAACTCGCTCGACGAGAGCACCGAACTCGGACCCATCTCCAATGCCCCGCACTTCGCGACCTTGCAGAGCCGAATCGACGGGCTGCGGGCCAACGGCGCGACCATTCACCAGCCCGCCGAGCTTCCCGGTCTGGACGGCTTCTTCCTGTCGCCGACCGTCGCGACAGGTGTCGACCCGTCGCTGGCGACCGCCGAACTGTTCGGCCCGCTCATCACCCTGCACGCCGTGGACTCCGACGAGGACGCGCTGCGGGTGGCCAACGCCAACCCCTCGGGCCTGGACGCCTACGTGTTCGGCGGCGACGTGGACCGCGCCATCGAGGTCGGCTCACGAATTCTCTCGGGCGAGGTGCGCGTGAACGGCGCCAAGGTCGCCGACCTCGCCGACGGCTCGGCGCAAAGCTTCTGGGGCACTGCGGGAATCGGCGGTCACGCCCCCGGTGAGTCCGTCCGGGTGTTCTGCGGCGATCGCGTGGTCGGCGTCGATTCTCCCGACCTGCCGATGTAG
- a CDS encoding flavin-containing monooxygenase, with amino-acid sequence MNSTPSPEIVDVIGVGAGFTGMYLSHRLTTAGWTFAGFEAGPSVGGTWFWNTYPGARCDVESIYYSYSFDEELQQEWTWSQRFAPQAEILSYIEHVADRFDLRKHFTFNTRVVASTWNAADRVWEVRLDNGEIRRSRYLISGAGGLSTPKDFDVPGLSNFAGLKVSTSRWNISLDDLRGKRVAVIGTGSSGVQAIPLIAEVAEHLTVFQRTPNYVMPARNAVLTPDQVAAVKENYPAIREECRHSPGGIPDRPVTDRAFDVSDEERKRRYEAAYERSGFQGVGGEFADLLFDMEANRTASEFIHDKIREIVKDPVTAERLVPKYHPLGAKRSVFGTDYYETYNRSNVSLVSLREEAIETMTENAIITSNGAYEVDAIVLAIGFDAFTGPLYGLGLTGASGRRLQDAWSDGIRSYLGFMAADFPNFFMVGGPLSPALASNVVVTIEQAVDWIADLIEHARDTGATQIEATPEAQQEWVDITEWTVSQTLYATTDSWYRGSNVEGKPNTFMGYLGGVGKYRRMCTEIAKRGYPGVAIDGRAQSRTLGPIHEEIS; translated from the coding sequence ATGAACTCCACCCCAAGCCCAGAGATCGTCGACGTCATCGGCGTGGGCGCCGGCTTCACCGGCATGTACCTCTCACACCGGCTGACGACAGCAGGCTGGACCTTCGCCGGTTTCGAGGCAGGACCGAGCGTCGGCGGCACCTGGTTCTGGAACACCTATCCGGGCGCCCGATGTGATGTCGAGAGCATCTACTACTCGTACTCGTTCGACGAGGAGCTCCAGCAGGAGTGGACGTGGAGTCAGCGCTTCGCCCCGCAGGCCGAGATCCTCAGCTACATCGAGCACGTCGCAGACCGGTTCGACCTGCGCAAACACTTCACCTTCAACACCCGCGTGGTGGCCTCGACCTGGAACGCGGCCGACCGGGTGTGGGAGGTGCGGCTCGACAACGGCGAAATCCGGCGCAGCCGCTATCTGATCTCGGGTGCGGGCGGCCTGTCCACGCCGAAGGACTTCGACGTGCCCGGCCTGTCGAACTTCGCCGGCCTGAAGGTCTCGACGAGCCGGTGGAACATCTCGCTGGACGACTTGCGGGGCAAGCGGGTCGCGGTGATCGGCACCGGCTCCTCCGGCGTGCAGGCCATCCCGCTGATCGCCGAGGTCGCCGAACATCTCACCGTCTTCCAGCGCACCCCGAACTACGTGATGCCCGCCCGCAACGCCGTGCTCACCCCCGACCAGGTCGCCGCGGTCAAGGAGAACTACCCGGCCATCCGGGAGGAGTGCAGGCACTCACCCGGCGGCATCCCCGATCGCCCCGTCACCGACCGGGCGTTCGATGTGTCGGACGAGGAGCGCAAGCGGCGCTATGAGGCGGCCTACGAGCGCAGCGGATTCCAGGGCGTCGGCGGCGAGTTCGCCGACCTGCTGTTCGACATGGAGGCGAACCGGACCGCGTCGGAGTTCATCCACGACAAGATCCGCGAGATCGTGAAAGACCCGGTCACCGCCGAACGGCTGGTCCCCAAGTACCACCCGCTCGGCGCCAAGCGCAGCGTCTTCGGCACCGATTACTACGAGACCTACAACCGGTCGAACGTGTCGCTGGTGTCGCTGCGTGAAGAGGCGATCGAGACCATGACCGAGAATGCGATCATCACCTCGAACGGCGCCTACGAGGTGGACGCCATCGTGCTCGCGATCGGCTTCGACGCCTTCACCGGCCCGCTCTACGGGCTCGGGCTCACCGGTGCGTCCGGTCGGAGACTGCAGGACGCGTGGAGTGACGGTATCCGCTCCTACCTCGGATTCATGGCCGCCGACTTCCCCAACTTCTTCATGGTCGGCGGACCGCTGAGTCCCGCGCTGGCCAGCAATGTGGTGGTGACCATCGAACAGGCCGTCGACTGGATCGCCGACCTCATCGAACACGCCCGCGATACCGGCGCGACGCAGATCGAGGCCACCCCCGAAGCCCAGCAGGAGTGGGTCGACATCACCGAGTGGACCGTGTCCCAGACGTTGTACGCCACCACCGACTCCTGGTATCGGGGCTCCAACGTCGAAGGCAAGCCCAACACCTTCATGGGGTACCTGGGCGGTGTCGGCAAGTACCGCCGGATGTGCACCGAGATCGCCAAGCGGGGGTATCCCGGCGTCGCGATCGACGGTCGAGCGCAGTCGCGCACACTCGGCCCGATTCACGAGGAGATTTCATGA
- the kal gene encoding 3-aminobutyryl-CoA ammonia lyase, with translation MSKAVHRRYVAFSDAHYAGNLVDGAYALKLFGDVGTNLAIEMDGHEGLFAGYSSVEFLAPVRGGDVVEAEATLVKKGNRSRTVDFELRVICRGSDDTGRAQVLDPPLVAVRARGTAVIPTDGTE, from the coding sequence ATGAGCAAGGCTGTCCACCGGCGGTATGTCGCCTTTTCCGATGCGCATTACGCGGGCAACCTCGTCGACGGTGCCTATGCCTTGAAGCTCTTCGGCGATGTCGGCACCAATCTGGCGATCGAAATGGACGGCCACGAGGGCTTGTTCGCCGGCTATTCGTCGGTGGAATTCCTCGCCCCGGTGCGGGGTGGCGATGTCGTCGAGGCCGAAGCGACCCTGGTGAAGAAGGGGAATCGCAGCCGCACCGTCGATTTCGAGCTCCGGGTGATCTGCCGTGGCTCCGACGACACCGGCCGGGCACAGGTCCTGGATCCGCCCTTGGTCGCGGTACGCGCGCGCGGCACCGCGGTCATCCCCACGGATGGAACGGAGTAG